In Aspergillus luchuensis IFO 4308 DNA, chromosome 1, nearly complete sequence, the following are encoded in one genomic region:
- a CDS encoding sigma-70 region 2 family protein (COG:O;~EggNog:ENOG410PW5X), with protein sequence MPDEPSSASGKKSTEEPPPIQWQFIDASDNSRSTLTKVKRHVMQEYMRQKRHASGQSGAEIEEGSSQGEKTRQHKRAIGQVTKTSENQTDDTQDSGSLYGTDALAQENIPKPTLNDFLAQQESSGSVKNHATDGRIILSSRPAVRPFFEGISFRSKTNFPKTYCLSQSSISDTSTPTPSSSAPTTPDDVALSPKTILSAARTDPFNTLPLELDIEGQRLFDFYVNEMPACSYGNHFRSPKAHNWYTAVFVPEGMKGPVAFQNTILVHAASTWVWVRNEEPDAAALYHRDRAITMLRELRDRNPDDISDEAIIGCISAAGLEDFDPRPGHKQISWLHMRAAREMIRLRGGPSTFHKTRLGMLINWQDYILSGYETEGPSFFFEYNPPAMLQRPVPQAEGLVRSQLPLSENSFIEHTIAQHPIPTPMDEIENQCSEFISFLKRCEQLAIHQRTSTNLTTAPMRHTAFQSTSLLYEILAAPPGLRFTASGNRKQFVARLVALIMLNAGLWDYRNSVSHSEAFLRNLEQSVLNCEVNMSGSVEALLQILLACEDGSIELPKSRRNPGNTPDFTQYCPTAETPYDRPWFAGRMLKVAKRLSFDSWMNVNYFLFSCLTLHTGIPSVSLWEDGLRQEILSAPLTNYVMPALQGL encoded by the coding sequence ATGCCAGATGAACCAAGTAGTGCTAGTGGGAAGAAGTCCACAGAAGAGCCGCCACCAATACAGTGGCAATTCATCGATGCTTCTGACAACAGCAGGAGTACTTTAACTAAAGTAAAGCGTCATGTTATGCAGGAATATATGCGTCAAAAGCGACATGCAAGCGGGCAGTCTGGTGCTGAAATCGAAGAGGGTTCGTCTCAGGGAGAGAAGACACGACAGCACAAAAGAGCCATTGGTCAGGTTACAAAAACGAGTGAAAATCAAACGGACGACACTCAAGATAGTGGATCCCTGTATGGAACCGATGCTCTTGCGCAGGAAAATATTCCCAAGCCGACACTCAATGACTTCTTAGCACAACAAGAGTCGAGCGGGTCTGTGAAAAACCATGCCACAGATGGCAGGATCATCTTGAGTTCCAGGCCTGCAGTTCGGCCATTCTTTGAAGGCATATCTTTCAGAAGCAAAACGAATTTTCCCAAGACCTACTGCCTGTCTCAAAGCAGCATTTCCGACACCAGCACTCcaacgccatcatcgtctgcgccaacaacaccagaTGATGTAGCGTTGTCACCAAAGACGATCCTGAGTGCTGCACGCACAGATCCATTCAACACTCTGCCTCTTGAACTAGACATCGAGGGTCAGAGACTGTTTGACTTTTATGTCAACGAAATGCCTGCTTGCTCATACGGAAACCACTTCCGGTCACCCAAGGCACATAATTGGTACACAGCAGTATTTGTCCCTGAAGGCATGAAAGGACCTGTGGCATTTCAGAACACAATACTCGTTCATGCGGCCAGCACATGGGTCTGGGTTCGTAATGAGGAGCCGGACGCGGCAGCTCTCTATCATCGTGATCGTGCGATTACCATGCTACGAGAGTTGAGGGACAGGAACCCGGATGACATCTCCGATGAAGCGATTATAGGCTGTATAAGCGCTGCAGGCCTTGAAGACTTTGATCCTCGGCCTGGTCATAAGCAGATTAGCTGGCTTCATATGCGAGCGGCAAGGGAGATGATCCGTCTTCGTGGCGGGCCATCCACCTTTCATAAGACACGGCTCGGAATGCTAATAAACTGGCAAGATTATATTCTTTCGGGCTATGAGACAGAGGgacccagcttcttcttcgaatACAATCCTCCAGCCATGCTACAGAGACCAGTTCCCCAAGCTGAAGGGCTTGTGCGGAGTCAGCTGCCGCTTTCAGAAAATTCGTTCATCGAGCACACTATCGCCCAACACCCCATACCTACCCCAATGGATGAGATCGAAAATCAGTGCAGTGAGTTCATCAGCTTCCTCAAGCGCTGTGAGCAGCTCGCTATACACCAACGCACATCCACCAACTTAACCACGGCACCGATGCGTCACACGGCATTCCAGTCAACCTCATTGTTGTATGAGATACTCGCAGCGCCTCCCGGGCTACGCTTTACAGCATCGGGTAACCGCAAGCAGTTTGTTGCACGGCTGGTTGCCTTGATCATGCTAAATGCTGGCTTGTGGGATTACCGGAACTCCGTTTCGCATAGTGAGGCCTTTCTCAGAAATTTGGAGCAGAGTGTCCTGAACTGCGAAGTGAACATGAGCGGCTCAGTTGAAGCATTGCTGCAAATATTGCTCGCATGTGAGGATGGTTCGATTGAGTTGCCTAAGTCAAGGCGTAATCCTGGAAATACACCCGATTTTACGCAATACTGCCCTACGGCTGAGACGCCTTACGATCGGCCGTGGTTTGCAGGCCGAATGCTCAAAGTGGCCAAACGGCTCAGCTTTGATAGCTGGATGAACGTGAactattttctcttctcttgtcTAACGTTACATACGGGAATACCTTCTGTCTCGCTCTGGGAAGATGGCTTACGGCAAGAGATTCTTAGTGCGCCTCTCACTAATTACGTTATGCCGGCCCTCCAAGGCCTGTAG
- a CDS encoding sugar porter family MFS transporter (COG:G;~EggNog:ENOG410PM50;~InterPro:IPR005829,IPR005828,IPR003663,IPR036259, IPR020846;~PFAM:PF00083,PF07690;~TransMembrane:10 (n4-19c28/29o52-70i77-97o103-123i135-155o167-188i259-277o297-318i325-343o363-385i428-447o);~go_component: GO:0016020 - membrane [Evidence IEA];~go_component: GO:0016021 - integral component of membrane [Evidence IEA];~go_function: GO:0022857 - transmembrane transporter activity [Evidence IEA];~go_process: GO:0055085 - transmembrane transport [Evidence IEA]) — protein MPYLLVTLCCLFASLGSFLFGYDSGVISSVIDQDSFKYRFHNPSDAATGGIVASYNGGAILGSVFVSYLSDPWGRRPVLFTGGLLASLGAALQAGAVNVSMLIAGRLIAGLAIGLMSAIIPVYCSELSPPRIRGFLGSLQQWMIGLGVVVAQWVGYGCSLRTGNFSWSFPLAFQAVPAVILSCGVWFLPESPRWLIEKGRPDAGRAVLNRLHLPRGQPNALPVDAEFERISAGIAEARHSANHSWRQLLFTQPNWRKRVLLACGMQAFTQCSGTNVLQNYNPGLYRSLGLSQSTSLILQGIWGALAQFWNTVFILFIDRVDRRKLLIPSLLGMGATMCVEAILGQVYNNFESVASPNHSAVRAAIAVFFVFSFFYTSLGLISWIYQSEIFPTNIRARGSSVATATNWSLNLVFAQCSPIAQSEIQFEYFYCFAAFNWVAAGLVWALYPETAGKSLEEIDRLFTPETSRPPYDADKPHISMSNTRDKDFLAIVSTRDTSSHTSRN, from the exons ATGCCCTATCTTCTCGTTACTCTCTGTTGTTTGTTCGCCAGTCTAGGCTCCTTTTTATTTGGTTATGACTCCGGGGTTATATCCTCTGTTATCGACCAGGATTCCTTCAAATATCGCTTCCACAATCCTTCTGATGCAGCGACAGGGGGTATCGTTGCATCCTATAATG GCGGTGCCATTCTAGGCTCGGTATTTGTCTCCTACCTCTCTGACCCTTGGGGGCGAAGGCCTGTTCTCTTCACCGGCGGCCTCCTCGCTAGCCTTGGGGCCGCGTTGCAGGCTGGCGCTGTCAACGTGTCCATGCTCATTGCAGGCCGTTTGATCGCTGGTCTTGCTATTGGCTTGATGTCCGCCATTATCCCAGTATATTGT AGTGAGCTATCTCCTCCCCGTATTCGTGGCTTCCTAGGTTCACTGCAGCAATGGATGATTGGGCTCGGAGTTGTTGTAGCT CAATGGGTGGGATATGGCTGCTCTCTCCGTACGGGAAATTTCAGCTGGAGTTTCCCCTTGGCATTTCAAGCAGTCCCCGCCGTGATTCTTAGCTGTGGCGTCTGGTTTCTCCCTGAATCACCTCGTTGGCTCATAGAAAAGGGCCGTCCAGATGCTGGTCGGGCGGTCTTGAACCGCCTCCATCTACCTAGGGGACAGCCGAACGCTCTACCAGTCGACGCGGAATTTGAGCGAATCTCCGCGGGTATTGCGGAGGCCCGGCATTCAGCCAACCACTCATGGCGACAGCTTTTGTTCACACAGCCTAATTGGCGCAAGCGTGTGCTGCTTGCCTGTGGCATGCAGGCTTTTACACAATGCTCGGGCACGAATGTGCTCCAGAACTATAACCCAGGTTTATACCGATCCTTGGGCTTGTCGCAATCCACTTCGCTCATCCTGCAGGGCATCTGGGGTGCATTGGCCCAGTTTTGGAATACTGTATTCATACTCTTCATCGATCGGGTCGACCGTCGCAAGCTGCTCATTCCGTCGTTACTGGGTATGGGCGCCACCATGTGCGTGGAGGCTATCCTGGGGCAGGTGTACAATAACTTTGAAAGTGTGGCGTCACCGAATCACAGTGCCGTCCGTGCTGCAATCGCTGTATTTTTCGTCTTCTCGTTCTTTTATACTAGTCTCGGGCTCATCTCTTGGATCTATCAATCCGAGATTTTCCCCACCAACATTCGCGCCCGAGGCTCTTCTGTAGCCACCGCCACCAATTGGAGTCTGAATTTGGTTTTTGCTCAGTGTTCGCCGATCGCCCAGTCGGAGATTCAGTTCGAATATTTCTACTGTTTCGCGGCCTTCAACTGGGTTGCGGCGGGTCTCGTTTGGGCCTTGTATCCGGAGACGGCCGGCAAGTCGCTCGAGGAAATTGACCGTCTCTTCACTCCAGAAACTTCGAGGCCCCCATATGATGCAGACAAACCTCACATTTCAATGTCAAATACAAGAGATAAGGATTTCCTGGCGATCGTTAGTACACGGGATACTAGCAGTCATACTTCCAGAAATTGA
- a CDS encoding putative C6 transcription factor (Mut3) (COG:K;~EggNog:ENOG410PGE6;~InterPro:IPR036864,IPR007219,IPR001138;~PFAM:PF00172,PF04082;~TransMembrane:2 (o383-406i633-652o);~go_function: GO:0000981 - DNA-binding transcription factor activity, RNA polymerase II-specific [Evidence IEA];~go_function: GO:0003677 - DNA binding [Evidence IEA];~go_function: GO:0008270 - zinc ion binding [Evidence IEA];~go_process: GO:0006351 - transcription, DNA-templated [Evidence IEA];~go_process: GO:0006355 - regulation of transcription, DNA-templated [Evidence IEA]): protein MASAPSPAHAENANEDDPSAASDSFFYAHEDHDASPGHDLMMKDDALGDGKPVKDSLPMQKRRRVTRACDECRRKKIKCDGKQPCTHCTVYSYECTYDQPSNRRRNPAPQYVEALENRLHKAEALLRVVLPDLNLDDPQFDVHATEQMLAAIKREKQQSQQPPPAASLATPSERRRSSVVITGTDSAADANGGDESLLESMVDNSGYLDLDDQGHWDYHGHSSGMSFIRRLRKQLGASDIQPPTIRSRPVTQSKFDSPKSLSESPQDAPLPPTHDLPPREVARRLCHSAFDDGCALMRFAHEPSFFAMFDRVYDTSPDQFTNEENSFLPLLYIVIAVGCLFSDGGANPLDVAGYEGAIGQGFQYFKAGQQLLEITDCRDLTSLQAICFMVLFLQASAKLSTCYSYVGIALRSALRLGLHRKVTAHFSPLEQELRKRVFWVIRKMDVYVSTMLGLPLMLSDDDIDQEFPASVDSEFIAKDGILPMPSDHIPLMAGANAHTRLSSIILKVVKYIYPVKNAQHRAGSDQRYVVSHSKIREIERDLQAWMEELPAALRPGTEVSPQVERIRQLLRISYAHVQVMLYRPFLHYVSSGSQARGVDRRSYACAAACVSVSRNIVHITTGMHKRGLLNGSFWFTMYTTYFAILSLLFFVLENPDSPTAKDGVLKDAMEGKTTLAGLAKKSMAADRCSQSLVCLFKNLPELLKNRQSATARANLKRPAPSSSSRASANKSSTMPSGMPPPQRASTFPNQLLHRSTKSEASNTPKSLDDSAATRNVATNPRHSQPPTWFPSTPEPPAEAVSTPSETATNSVSTRASPVSTSLQSGDSGANAFNAQAFGNPGNFPDLMPIMFPSDDPFAYPTQPMSTLENDHFQDVTGAPVTTQYASGMASTADPNGVSTLAASSPAVDGFANFSLFSGAPGGLNNSISSRLANHQPMNASQLQSPASHASTPINSGEAVNSPDLVSLPNQNFLWQGYNFQPQNFTAETTVPPTAANLGQFGLGMDDNNAPGLGMGLDLGLPLDDIFGNGDACRPGGLGDDWTQWMNVGG from the exons ATGGCTTCCGCTCCCAGTCCGGCGCATGCCGAAAATGCGAACGAGGATGATCCCTCGGCCGCTTCCGACTCTTTCTTCTATGCCCACGAAGATCACGATGCCTCCCCCGGCCATgatttgatgatgaaggatgatGCGCTGGGCGATGGCAAGCCTGTGAAGGACTCCCTCCCCATGCAGAAGAGGCGTCGTGTTACGCGCGCTTGCGATGAATGTCGtcgcaagaagatcaagtgTGATGGGAAGCAGCCGTGCACTCATTGCACTGTCTACAGTTATG AATGCACGTATGATCAACCGTCTAACCGTCGTCGCAACCCCGCCCCTCAATATGTCGAAGCTCTAGAAAATCGTTTACACAAGGCGGAGGCCTTGCTCCGCGTTGTGCTCCCCGATCTGAACCTGGACGACCCCCAATTCGATGTGCATGCCACAGAGCAGATGCTGGCAGCCATCAAGCGAGAAAAACAACAATCccagcaaccaccaccagcggcaTCGCTCGCGACTCCCAGCGAGCGGCGCCGAAGTTCGGTTGTCATAACGGGCACCGACTCAGCAGCGGATGCGAATGGAGGGGACGAGTCGCTCCTCGAGTCGATGGTCGACAATTCTGGCTATTTAGATCTGGACGACCAGGGCCACTGGGACTACCACGGTCACAGCTCGGGCATGAGCTTCATCCGCCGACTGCGCAAGCAGCTTGGTGCTTCCGACATACAGCCGCCGACGATCCGGTCGCGACCGGTCACCCAATCCAAGTTTGACAGTCCTAAGTCGTTATCGGAATCACCGCAGGATGCGCCATTGCCCCCCACTCATGACCTGCCCCCACGGGAAGTCGCACGACGTCTGTGTCACAGTGCATTTGATGATGGCTGCGCACTGATGCGCTTCGCGCACGAACCCTCATTTTTCGCCATGTTCGATCGAGTGTACGATACTTCGCCTGATCAGTTCACCAACGAAGAAAACTCGTTCCTGCCGCTACTCTACATTGTTATTGCGGTCGGCTGTCTGTTCTCTGACGGTGGGGCAAATCCTCTTGATGTTGCTGGATATGAGGGTGCGATTGGTCAAGG CTTTCAATACTTCAAAGCAGGTCAACAGTTATTGGAGATCACCGATTGCCGTGATTTAACCTCCCTGCAGGCGATTTGCTTCATGGTACTCTTCCTACAGGCCTCTGCCAAGCTGAGTACTTGCTATTCCTACGTGGGTATTGCCCTCCGGTCCGCCTTGCGACTCGGCTTGCATCGCAAAGTGACGGCGCATTTCAGCCCGCTAGAGCAGGAGCTGCGGAAACGTGTCTTCTGGGTCATAAGAAAGATGGACGTCTACGTGAGCACGATGTTGGGTCTTCCTTTGATGTTGAGCGACGACGACATTGATCAGGAATTCCCGGCGTCGGTTGATTCCGAGTTCATTGCTAAGGACGGCATTCTGCCTATGCCCTCCGATCACATACCTCTTATGGCCGGAGCTAATGCGCATACGCGCTTGTCCAGCATTATCCTCAAAGTGGTGAAGTACATCTACCCAGTGAAGAACGCTCAGCATCGGGCTGGATCGGATCAACGCTATGTGGTGAGCCACTCCAAGATTCGGGAGATTGAAAGAGATCTTCAGGCTTGGATGGAGGAGTTGCCAGCGGCACTGCGTCCGGGAACGGAGGTCTCTCCGCAAGTAGAGCG GATCCGACAATTGCTGCGTATTAGCTACGCCCACGTTCAAGTGATGCTATACCGACCCTTCCTACACTACGTCTCCAGCGGCTCGCAGGCTCGTGGGGTGGACCGTCGTTCTTACGCTTGTGCAGCGGCGTGTGTTAGTGTTTCTCGCAACATTGTCCACATCACGACTGGCATGCACAAAAGAGGACTCCTAAATGGCTCTTTCTGGTTCACTATGTACACCACGTATTTCGCTATTTTGTCACTCCTGTTCTTCGTACTTGAGAATCCCGACTCTCCAACGGCGAAAGACGGTGTTCTCAAGGACGCCATGGAGGGTAAGACCACACTTGCTGGCCTGGCAAAGAAGAGCATGGCAGCGGATCGTTGCTCCCAGAGTCTAGTCTGCTTGTTCAAAAACCTTCCTGAGCTGCTCAAGAACCGGCAAAGTGCGACCGCCCGTGCGAACCTCAAACGTCCGGcgccctccagcagcagtcGAGCGTCGGCCAATAAAAGCTCAACCATGCCCTCGGggatgccgccgccgcagcggGCCAGCACCTTCCCTAATCAGCTGCTACATCGGTCGACCAAGTCGGAGGCCAGTAATACGCCGAAGAGCCTAGATGATAGCGCTGCAACACGCAATGTTGCAACCAACCCCCGTCACAGTCAGCCTCCGACGTGGTTTCCGTCCACCCCGGAGCCTCCGGCCGAAGCGGTGTCCACTCCTTCGGAGACTGCGACCAATAGTGTCTCAACCCGAGCGTCACCTGTTTCGACGTCATTGCAATCCGGAGACTCGGGCGCAAATGCATTCAACGCACAGGCCTTTGGAAACCCCGGTAATTTCCCCGATCTCATGCCTATCATGTTCCCCTCGGACGATCCGTTTGCCTATCCGACGCAACCGATGTCGACACTGGAAAACGACCATTTCCAAGATGTGACCGGTGCGCCAGTCACCACTCAGTATGCATCGGGAATGGCATCCACAGCCGATCCCAACGGTGTCAGCACACTCGCGGCCTCCTCACCCGCCGTAGATGGTTTCGCAAATTTCTCACTCTTTTCCGGTGCACCTGGCGGCCTCAACAACAGCATCTCAAGCCGCCTAGCAAACCACCAACCAATGAATGCATCTCAGCTACAGTCACCCGCCTCCCACGCCTCAACTCCCATCAACAGCGGCGAGGCCGTCAACAGCCCCGACCTAGTCTCCTTGCCTAATCAGAACTTCCTATGGCAAGGATATAATTTCCAGCCACAAAACTTCACTGCGGAGACAACTGTTCCCCCTACGGCCGCAAACCTCGGACAGTTCGGCTTAGGTATGGACGATAATAATGCCCCGGGATTGGGCATGGGGTTGGACCTGGGTCTTCCGTTGGACGATATTTTCGGAAATGGAGATGCGTGCCGCCCAGGCG